GGGATTTTTATCTCCTTAACCCTATGACAAGTGTTGGCGGTCTGGTTAATGGCAAGTGTGATGTGTCAACCGCAAAAAAAATGCCCGGCCTGGGTGGCACCGATGCAGAGTGCCTCTTTGCCCGGTTTGCCAATGATAGGAAAAAAGCACCTTTAACACGCCTGACCAGCGTTATTAGTATGAAAGTAGGTTCCCTTATTGGCAGTACCCTCTCCCTCATTTCGTCAAATGCAGCGCAAGGTAAAATCTCTCATGATGAAATGATGCTGGGCACCCTGATCGCAGGACTTCTTAAAAACAGTTTGCTGGGACCTCTTGAAAGGATGATGCAGCTCTCTCCGGAGATAACCCCTAACACCATTGGCGATGTGGTGGGTCAACTTGACACTTTTCTGAAAGAAGCCATTGAGTCAACTGTCCAGCGGCTGGCTCCGAAAGCACCAATCGCTTTGTCAGAGACTGGTAGAAACATGGTTATGGAAGCCCTGTCCGAAGCAGAAGGCGATCCGACCAGAGTTCACGGTCTTCTGAAAGAAAGGTTGGAACATCTGGAACAGAATGTAGGTTTTGAAGCCATGAATGCCTTTGCAGAAATGCGGCATGCCCTGATTTTGGGGGCATTGGAAAATACACAGGTAGAGCGAGACAGTTCATTCCAGAACTTTAAACATAAACTAGAGGGTGAACTCACCCAAACACTGCCTTCCCTGAGTCCAAAGAGGCAGGAGGTAGAACCTGGACTCATTGCCGACTACTCAAAGCTAAAGCAGTCAAGCCAGGAATTCCTGTCCACTACGGACAAAGGAGAACCATTAGTACCTGCAATCATTAAATTAATCAGTGCACTGAACTCCATTCCTAACCCTTACCCTACTGTTGATCATTTAGTCAACTCCCTCCTGACCAGCAGTGGGTCAGGACAAGGACAGCCGCCCACCGTATCACCTGAGCCTGCTGCAAGACCCGATGATTTCTGGGAAAAAACCATTAAGAAATACCATCTTATGAAAGAAAACGACAAGCTGAAGTCATCACCTGTTGTCGACAAGGTTGACTAGAAGCGCAGGGGCTTTAGAGGATTAAGCCTGACGAGCCCCGGTATTTCACCTGAAAGAATCAGAAAGATGGTTTAAACTTTAGTCTCACTATTTGACATCTGATAAGCAAAGTACCCTTTATGACCGCCCTGTTTGTAAACCAGCTCACCACTCTTGATTTCAGCTTTCTTTCCCCTGAGCGAGGGGTCGTCGGAGAAACCTGGCTGGCTGATGTGGTTTTATATGGAGACCTTGATGAGCAGGGAATGGTGTTTGATTTCGGGCATGTGAAGAAACAGGTAAAAGCCTCCCTGGACTTTCTGGCGGATCACCGCTTGCTGGTACCTGTTGCCCATTCATCTATTCAGGTTAATTCAGACAAAAACCGTCTGGATATCACCATGGAATCACCCGGTGCAGGTACAATTAACTGCAAGGCGCCCGCCCAGGCCATACTGCTGATTGACGCAGAACAGATAAGCACTGACGTATTAACACCGGTTCTGGAGAAAGCACTCCTCTCAGAGCTGCCAGATAATGTCAAAGACGTTAAGCTCCGACTCTACAATGAACCCATTGAAGGAGCCTACTACC
Above is a genomic segment from Endozoicomonas euniceicola containing:
- a CDS encoding 6-carboxytetrahydropterin synthase, yielding MTALFVNQLTTLDFSFLSPERGVVGETWLADVVLYGDLDEQGMVFDFGHVKKQVKASLDFLADHRLLVPVAHSSIQVNSDKNRLDITMESPGAGTINCKAPAQAILLIDAEQISTDVLTPVLEKALLSELPDNVKDVKLRLYNEPIEGAYYHYSHGLKKHLGDCQRIAHGHRSAIQVHVNGVREQSLEKQWAKRWQDIYIAIREDLIERFEQNGRAYNRFGYTSDQGYFELTIAEHLCYLIDTDSTVELLAQHIAAEIGKELAENSNLQVTAYEGFQKGSIAVVRT